From a region of the Streptacidiphilus albus JL83 genome:
- a CDS encoding DUF6879 family protein, translated as MELISASRRLELLFGEPAQEVRKLELRDFYEVDRPLFEAWRSGDRETVEESMRGHRAFLSGKAALGFPYRRVRVISEPLSEYQRMAVELADPEERLRWLPRPLVSALPLPGNDCLIRDDLVVFNLIGGDNQQTDIQLSTDPDVVSFCNDAFERAWSLGVPNDGYKP; from the coding sequence ATGGAATTGATCTCGGCATCACGCCGACTTGAGTTGCTGTTCGGTGAGCCCGCCCAAGAGGTGCGGAAGCTTGAGCTACGGGACTTCTATGAGGTAGATCGCCCGCTGTTCGAGGCGTGGCGCTCAGGCGACCGTGAGACGGTCGAAGAGTCGATGCGTGGGCATCGCGCGTTCCTGTCCGGGAAGGCCGCTCTCGGCTTCCCCTACCGGCGTGTGCGGGTCATCTCCGAACCGCTCTCGGAGTATCAGCGGATGGCGGTGGAGTTGGCCGACCCCGAGGAACGTCTTCGATGGCTTCCCCGCCCCCTCGTGTCGGCGCTGCCGTTGCCGGGGAACGACTGTCTGATCCGTGATGACCTAGTGGTGTTCAACCTCATCGGTGGAGACAACCAACAGACCGATATTCAGCTCTCAACCGATCCGGACGTGGTCAGTTTCTGCAATGACGCGTTCGAGCGGGCATGGTCGCTCGGCGTCCCCAACGATGG
- a CDS encoding DUF7848 domain-containing protein has product MTVRQRLRFRQYHVKPDETATVIGQAWCCTDETECQWTSGERTRADDLTALIAKHAAETEHQCYRRTATDYATAVPGDWV; this is encoded by the coding sequence GTGACCGTTCGCCAGCGCCTCCGGTTCCGGCAGTACCACGTGAAGCCGGACGAGACAGCTACCGTCATCGGGCAGGCATGGTGCTGCACCGATGAGACCGAGTGCCAGTGGACGAGTGGTGAGCGCACTCGTGCCGACGATCTCACTGCCCTGATCGCGAAGCATGCCGCCGAGACAGAACACCAGTGCTACCGGCGGACGGCTACGGACTACGCCACCGCCGTACCTGGTGACTGGGTCTGA
- the ychF gene encoding redox-regulated ATPase YchF, which yields MSLSIGIVGLPNVGKSTLFNALTKNDVLAANYPFATIEPNVGVVGVPDARLAVLAKIFGSQRVLPATVDFVDIAGIVRGASVGEGLGNKFLANIRESDAICQVIRAFQDPDVVHVDGKVSPKDDIETINTELILADLQSIEKVVPRLQKESRLKKESAATLAAAEAAQKVLESGKTLFEVGFDKESVRELHLLTTKPFLYVFNVDEDELMDEDFKQAQRELVAPAEAIFLNAKIESELIGMDEDEALELLQSMGQEEAGMSTLGRVGFETLGLQTYLTAGPKEVRAWTIKKGATAPEAAGVIHTDFQKGFIKAEIVSYDDLVECGSIPEARAKGKSRIEGKEYIMQDGDVVEFRFNV from the coding sequence ATGTCGCTTTCGATCGGAATCGTCGGCCTGCCGAATGTCGGCAAGTCCACGCTGTTCAACGCCCTGACCAAGAACGACGTGCTGGCAGCCAACTACCCGTTCGCCACCATCGAGCCGAACGTCGGCGTCGTCGGCGTGCCCGACGCCCGGCTCGCCGTGCTCGCCAAGATCTTCGGCTCGCAGCGGGTGCTCCCGGCCACGGTCGACTTCGTGGACATCGCCGGCATCGTGCGCGGCGCCAGCGTGGGCGAGGGCCTGGGCAACAAGTTCCTCGCCAACATCCGCGAGTCGGACGCCATCTGCCAGGTCATCCGCGCCTTCCAGGACCCGGACGTGGTGCACGTCGACGGCAAGGTCTCGCCCAAGGACGACATCGAGACCATCAACACCGAGCTGATCCTGGCCGACCTGCAGAGCATCGAGAAGGTGGTCCCCCGACTGCAGAAGGAGTCCCGCCTCAAGAAGGAGTCGGCGGCCACCCTGGCCGCCGCCGAGGCGGCGCAGAAGGTCCTGGAGTCCGGCAAGACCCTGTTCGAGGTCGGCTTCGACAAGGAGTCCGTCCGCGAGCTGCACCTGCTCACCACCAAGCCCTTCCTCTACGTCTTCAACGTGGACGAGGACGAGCTGATGGACGAGGACTTCAAGCAGGCCCAGCGCGAGCTGGTGGCCCCCGCCGAGGCGATCTTCCTCAATGCCAAGATCGAGTCCGAGCTGATCGGCATGGACGAGGACGAGGCCCTGGAGCTGCTCCAGTCCATGGGCCAGGAGGAGGCCGGCATGTCCACCCTCGGCCGCGTCGGCTTCGAGACCCTGGGCCTGCAGACCTACCTCACGGCCGGCCCCAAGGAGGTCCGCGCCTGGACCATCAAGAAGGGCGCGACCGCCCCCGAGGCCGCCGGCGTGATCCACACCGACTTCCAGAAGGGCTTCATCAAGGCCGAGATCGTCTCCTACGACGACCTGGTCGAGTGCGGTTCGATCCCCGAGGCCCGCGCCAAGGGCAAGTCCCGCATCGAGGGCAAGGAATACATCATGCAGGACGGCGACGTGGTGGAGTTCCGCTTCAACGTCTAG
- a CDS encoding DUF6542 domain-containing protein, with translation MEYRRRSDERPGVMEAPAVPGPARSPEPSRGGTPRPGGGRPVPSGAGGPRGPRRLTAIGGAVVTLGATFLGGAVDYWLFDGVGILMGLVYVVASFQVAIRVRPIDLAAAPISGPIAFAVTLAVLSPAPGPGFIGHAVGLATALALQAGWLFTGTLVSVVITLARHLALSRARRRTAGPAA, from the coding sequence GTGGAGTACCGACGCAGGTCCGACGAACGCCCCGGTGTCATGGAGGCCCCCGCCGTGCCCGGCCCGGCGCGCTCCCCCGAGCCGAGCCGAGGCGGCACGCCCCGGCCCGGCGGCGGGCGGCCCGTGCCGAGCGGCGCGGGCGGTCCCCGGGGACCGCGACGGCTGACCGCCATCGGCGGCGCCGTGGTGACCCTCGGCGCGACCTTCCTCGGCGGGGCGGTCGACTACTGGCTCTTCGACGGCGTGGGCATCCTGATGGGCCTGGTCTACGTGGTCGCGAGCTTCCAGGTCGCGATCCGGGTGCGCCCGATCGACCTCGCGGCGGCGCCGATCAGCGGGCCGATCGCCTTCGCGGTCACCCTGGCCGTGCTCAGCCCCGCCCCCGGCCCCGGCTTCATCGGCCACGCGGTCGGACTGGCCACCGCACTCGCGCTGCAGGCCGGCTGGCTGTTCACCGGCACCCTGGTCTCGGTCGTGATCACGCTGGCCCGGCACCTCGCGCTCAGCCGCGCCCGTCGCCGGACGGCCGGCCCCGCCGCCTGA
- the ppgK gene encoding polyphosphate--glucose phosphotransferase, producing the protein MNVFGVDIGGSGIKGAPADLDQGRLAEERFKVLTPSPAEPEAVVASVKEVVGHFGWKGPVGLTFPGVVVDGHTRTAANVDKGWIGLDARSLFAEDLGLPVALVNDADAAGLAEVTYGAGKGRKGVTLMLTLGTGIGSALFVDGVLVPNTELGHLELHGKDAEKHTSSAAREEHGWNWHQWAERLDDYFAMVDGLFSPQLIIIGGGVSRKADKFLPLLKPLRAEIVPAQLQNDAGIVGAAMTAAKLA; encoded by the coding sequence GTGAACGTCTTTGGCGTGGACATCGGCGGCTCCGGCATCAAGGGCGCCCCCGCCGACCTGGACCAGGGCCGGCTCGCAGAGGAACGGTTCAAGGTGCTCACCCCGTCCCCGGCCGAACCGGAGGCCGTGGTAGCCAGTGTCAAGGAGGTCGTCGGCCACTTCGGCTGGAAGGGGCCGGTCGGCCTGACCTTCCCTGGCGTCGTCGTCGACGGGCACACCCGGACGGCCGCCAATGTCGACAAGGGCTGGATCGGCCTGGACGCCCGCAGCCTCTTCGCGGAGGACCTGGGGCTGCCGGTCGCGCTGGTGAACGACGCCGACGCGGCCGGCCTGGCCGAGGTCACCTACGGCGCGGGCAAGGGGCGCAAGGGCGTGACCCTGATGCTCACCCTGGGCACGGGCATCGGCAGCGCGCTCTTCGTCGACGGCGTGCTGGTGCCCAACACCGAGCTCGGCCATCTGGAGCTGCACGGCAAGGACGCGGAGAAGCACACGTCCTCGGCGGCCCGGGAGGAGCACGGCTGGAACTGGCACCAGTGGGCGGAGCGACTGGACGACTACTTCGCGATGGTGGACGGACTGTTCTCGCCGCAGCTGATCATCATCGGCGGCGGCGTCAGCCGGAAGGCGGACAAGTTCCTGCCGCTGCTGAAGCCGCTGCGGGCGGAGATCGTCCCGGCCCAGCTGCAGAACGACGCCGGCATCGTCGGCGCGGCGATGACGGCCGCCAAGCTGGCCTGA